Genomic DNA from Caldicellulosiruptor hydrothermalis 108:
TAACAACAAGAGGAATATTGTATTTTTTTGCAAGCTCAACAGACCTGTTATGAAGTACCTTTGCACCAAGTGTGGCAAGTTCTAACATCTCATCATAAGAAATTTCTTTGAGTTTTGATGCGTTTGGAACAATTCTTGGGTCTGCTGTATAAACACCGTCAACATCTGTATATATTTCGCATTTATCAGCTTTCAAAGCGGCAGCCAAAGCTACAGCTGTTGTATCAGAACCTCCACGCCCCAGCGTGGTTATATCATCATACTTATTTATTCCCTGAAAACCTGCAACAACAACTATGTTCCTCTTATCAAGCTCTCTTTGGAGCCTTTCTGTGTCAATTTCAATGATTCTTGCATTTGAATAGTGGCTGTCTGTCTTTATTCCTGCCTGCCACCCGGTCAGCGAAATGACAGGATACCCAAGCTTTTCAATTGCCATTGCCATAAGTGCAATTGAAATCTGTTCACCTGTGGAAAGGAGCATATCCATCTCTCTTTTTGAAGGATTTTCGTTTATCTCTTTTGCCTTTTCAATAAGCTCGTCTGTTGTATCGCCTTGAGCTGAGACAACAACCACAACCTTGTTTCCTTTCTCATACTCGCTAATTGCCCGCCTTGCTGCTCGAAATATTCTTTCTTTGTCTGCAACAGATGTTCCACCATACTTTTGGACAACTATTCCCAAGATATTTCCCTCCCTTGTGAAATCAATGGTCTAAAATGAAATTTAATAAGACCATTTTGATACTATTATATTACACTTTTGAGTAGTTTGCTTTATCTTTTTAAACTTGTGCTCTGAACAGAAAAAACTGTTGCACCGCTATTGTCAGCTTCCAAAATCATAAAGTCCCAGTTAGCCGCAAGCTCCATGCTGGCAAGTGCATTTTTGACGTTCTGTTCAAAGATTTCATAATTCTCATCAACAAGAGCAATTATAGAAGGCCCTGCCCCGGACAAAAACGCTCCTTTTGCGCCAGCTTCTAAAGACAGGTTAACAATTTTATCAAAGTCAGGAATGAGCTTTTTTCTGTACGGCTGGTGAAGCCTATCCTGTGTTGCAGCCGGTAAAAGCTCATAGTTTCCTGTTGTGATTGCACTTGCAAAAAGCGTTGCTCTGCCAATGTTAAACACGGCATCTTTGAACTCAATGTATTTTGGCAGAATATTTCTTGCATATTCTGTTGATAGCTGAAAATCAGGAATAAACACTGCAAACTTGAGTCTTGCTGGCACAACAAACTTGATATAGTTTACCTTTTTATCTTCCAGTACTGCAAACACAAGTCCACCAATCATTGCTGGTGTTGAGTTGTCCGGATGCCCCTCCATCTTTGCAGCCAAATAAATCATCTCTTCTTCAGAAAGTTTTCCGCCGCACAGTAAATTTGCAGCATAAATTCCACCTGAGATACAAGCAGCAGAAGAACCAAGCCCACGCGTGAGAGGAATTTCGTTTATAAGGTTTATCCTAAGCCCTCTGGGATACCAACCAACTTCATCAAACACTGTCTTCATAGCTCTGAACACAAGGTTGTTTTCATCCTTTGCAATTGATGGGTCATCCGGTGATGAAGTAATTATAAGTCCTTTTTCAATCTCTTCAACTTCAATGATGTTGTAAAGCTTAAGAGCAACACCCATACAGTCAAATCCGGCACCAAGGTTTGCCGACGATGCCGGAACCTTTACAGAAATCATTTTTTCAACTTACCTCCAGACATTTTGCTTATATATTTTCATCATATCTAACAATAGACAAGATCTTTTCCACAACAGGAATCTTTTCAAGCTGAGAAATCTTTTCTTTGAACTCACTTTCTTTCATCTCATGGGTCACAAACGCAAATTCGCTTGAGCCTATCGGTTTGTGTGTATTTACTATCATGCAGTCATTGAAGATGAGAGATACAGCGTCTTTTGCTTTTGAGTAGTCTTTGTATTTCACTCTTACAAAGAACCTGCAGGATGTATTTCCAATGTCAACAACTTCAATATCACCAGATATTGCCCATGTGTAGACATAAGACTTGTCAATATGTTTTACAATGTCTATGATGTCGCCAACAACAGCACTCGCTGTTGGAAGCTTTCCAGCACCTTGGCCATAGAACATTACATCACCAATTGCATCGCCTTTTACTAAAATTGCATTGAACACATCATCCACATTTGCAAACGGGCTTTTGTAAGATATCATAAGGGGCGAAACTCTTGCAACTACTTTTTTGTCGTCAATCTTTTTGCTCATTGCAATGAGCTTTATTGTGCAGCCAAGCTCTTCAGCATACTCCATGTCCTCTTTTGTTATCTTGGATATCCCTTCTGTATAAATGCTTTCATAGTTTACATAATGAGAGTATGCAATAGATGAGAGAATTGCAATCTTTCTACATGCGTCATGACCCTCTATATCATTGCTTGGGTTTCTTTCTGCGTATCCTTTTTCCTGAGCTTCTTTTAGAGCATCTTCAAACGAAAGTGAATACTTTTTCATCTGAGTGAGAATATAGTTTGTTGTACCATTTAAAATTCCTGCAATCTCTGTAATTTGATTTCCTGCCAAGCAGTTTTGAAGAGGTCTTATAATGGGTATTCCGCCACCAACACTTGCTTCAAAAAAGTAGTTTATATTGTTTTCCTTTGCAATCTTTAAAAGTTCAGGACCGTGCCTTGCAACAAGTTCCTTGTTGGATGTTACAACGTGTTTCCCGTTTAAAAGAAGCTTTTTTGTATAAGTGTATGCAGGTTCAAGCCCGCCTATTGTCTCAACAACAATTGAAACTTCGGGGTCGTTCAATATAATATCAAAATCTTTTATTATCAAATCTTTTGCGGGATGGTCAGGAAAATCGCGAATGTCAAGAATGTATTTTACCGATATTTCTTCCCCTGCTCTTTTTGCAATTGATGATGCATTTTTTGTCAAAACTTCCCATACACCTGAACCAACAACGCCAAATCCCATTATTGCAACCTTTGCCACTTTAGCTTCCCTCCTTTTTCAAAACCTTTTTAATACTCTTCTCTTCCCAAAATCTCAATTTTTTTAACACCATCAACCTTTTCAATCTCAAGGATCAAATCTTTAACAGACTTTGTCATCCCTGATGTTCTGATAGAAATTGAGACAGTTGCAATCCCGCCAAGAGGAATGTTTTGATTGATTGTAAGAATGTTTGCATTTGTCTCAGAAATAATGTTTAGTATCTTCGACAAAATTCCAGGGATGTCTTTTAAAACAAGAGCAAGAGTTATAATCTTGCCACGGGAACTTTCAAAAAAGGGGAATATACAGTCTTTGTATTTGTAAAAAGCACTTCTTGAAATACCCACCATCTTTACAGCTTCGTTTACAGCTTTCACTTCACCCTTTTCTAATAGCTCTTTTGCCTTGACAACTTTCAAAAAGACTTCTGGCAGAACACTTTCTTCAACTATATAGTACGTGGCGTCTTTCTTTAGCATAGCTACTGTTCACCTATAAAAGACAAATGTTTTTATGGAATGGATTTTAGCATATGTTTTTAAAAAATTCAAGTATAAAAATAAAATTTGTATTGCATATTAAGTGGTAGAAAGGAGAATTTGGCTGAGATGATAAAACTTTCGGATATCATAACAAAATACAGTATACTGATGTTTCTTCTGAGTGGCATTTTGATATTTTTACTTGACGTAAAGGAACTAAAATCTAAAAACTTGCAAAGAGAAATGAGACTTGCAAAGATAACTGGAATTTTGCTTGTGTGTATTGGGGTTTTCATGTATATTATAAAACTTTTTATATGAAAGTGGTGAAGAACCATGGGTTTTATTGAAATAATAAAACGCAGGAGAGAAAGGAAAAGAAGTTATCAGCAGAAAGAGACAAAAACATTTGTTGAAGCCCAGGATAAAATCTTTCCATCTATTGATGAGAACATCAAGTACGTAAAAGAACTGCTTGTTGACAACGATGACATTGTAATTAGAGAATTTTTTGCGGGCAATGTAAAATGTGCAACCATCTTTGTCGACGGGCTTGTAAACAGAGAAATAATTGACAGGGATGTAATAAAACATCTTATGGTAGAGATACAGCTTTTTAAAGAGGAGATTTCTCAAAAAGATGCGTATAACAAAATTCTAAATACTCTTCTTGCAACATCTGATATAAAAGAGGTTACAAGCTTTAAAGATGCTATTTTAGATCTTCTCTGTGGAGAGACACTTCTTTTTGTTGATGGGTCTGACAGGATAATAAGAGTTTCTACAAGAAGCTTTCCCAACAGAGGTATTCAACAGCCAGTCTCAGAGAATGCTGTAAGAGGTCCGCGCGACAGTTTCAATGAAGTTGTGAGGTTTTCAACAGCACTTATTCGAAGAAGGGTAAGGGACACAAGGCTTAGGATAAAGAACATAAAATTAGGCAGGCGTTCCCAGACAGATATATATCTTGTGTATATCGACGACATTGTGGACAGAGATGTTTTAAATGAGGTAAAACAGAGACTTTCCAAAATAGACATTGATGCTGTCATAGAAGCTGGAATGATAGAACAGCTAATTGAAGATGATATCTTTTGTCTATTTCCAACCATCCAGCACACAGAGAGGGTTGATACAGCAGTTGCCGCAATCTATGAAGGAAGAGTTGTGATTCTCTGTGACAATACAAACACAGCTTTGATTGTTCCGGCAACTCTTATGACACTCATCCAACACGCAGAGGACTATTATGAAAGATGGCACATTGCAACGGTGATAAGAATCCTGAGGGTAATTGCAGCATTAATTGCTATGACGCTTCAGGGATTTTATATCTCTATATCATCATTTACACCCAGCATGATCCCGCCTGACTTAGGGCTTTTTATCGCAGCAACAAGAGAAGGTGTGCCAATTCCAGTGTTTGTTGAAGCACTGTTTTTGGAGTTTATGCTTGAGCTTTTAAGAGAGGCTGGTTTGAGACTTCCAGGTCCAATCGGTCAGACAATTGGGATTGTTGGTGGTCTTATAATCGGACAAGCTGCTGTTCAGGCGGGAATAATCTCACCTATAATGGTCATACTTGTTGCAACAACCGCAATTGCTTCATTTGCCATCCCTGCTTACAACTTTTCTATATCAATGAGGCTTTTAAAATTTATCTATATTATTGTCTGTGCAGCTTTGGGGCTTTATGGGTTTATTTTGCTAAGTCTTATTATTCTTAGCAATCTTGTAAAACTCAAAAGTTTTGGCGTGCCAATTTTATCACCTTTTGTTTCATTTGAGATAATGGACTACAAAGATACTGTTGTAAGGCTTCCGACAAGGTACCTGTGGGCACGACCAATATTTGCATCAACTTACCAGAAAATAAGAATGATGTATGAAAGAAACACTCTTCCAAGTTCGGCAGGTGAGAGCAAGTGATAATAAACGACAATGATAAAATCTCAAGTTTTCAGTGTTTTGTGTTGTTTGTTTCTGTAATGATAGGAATAGGAATAATGTTCATGCCTGCATCTGTTGCAAAAACTGCTGAGCAAAACGGGTGGCTTGCGGTGCTGCTTGGTGGGATACTATCTTTTGCAGTATTTCTTTTAATATTTAAAATTATAATGTCAAATCCAGATATCACTTTCATTGAACTTTTGAATGATGCGTTTGGCAAGATTTTAGGTATTTTCTTTTCGCTTATATATGTCCTATACTTTATCATCTTTTCGGCATTTGAAACAAGGCTGATAGCAGAGACTGCAAAGGAGTTTTTGTTCAACCTCACACCAAATGAAGTTTTGATAATTACATTTCTTCTCACATGTGCGTATATCTCCAGATATGGAATTGAGGTTATAGCAAGGATATGTGAGATATTGATGCCAGGAATTGTTGTAATTATTGTAGTTTTAAGTTTTTTTGTGTATCAGCGGCTTGATTTTTCAAACCTTCTTCCCATTTTGAACATTCCTTTTTTAAAACTGATTCAGGGGATTGGGACAACAATATTTAGTTTTCTGGGATTCGAGGCATTCCTGTTTTTCATGCCTTATATAAGAAGAAAAGACAAGCTCATCAAAAGTGCTTTTTTCGGGTTTTTGGTCACAGTTTTGCTCTATGAAGTGATAATAATATTTGCAACAGCTGATTTTGGGGCAAAAGAGATGCAGACAATGATCTGGCCAACCTTGAACCTTTTTAGGGATGTGACAGTTTTGGAGGTTGTCATTGAAAGACCAGAGAGCATAATTGTTGCCCTGTGGATGATAACAACCTATACAACAGAGATTATTTTCTTGATGACAACAGGCTTGATTTTGGCGAGGATTTTCAACACCAAGGAGCACAACTTCTTTGTATTTTCACAGCTTCCTTTCATTTACATTCTTTCTTTGATTCCTCAAAATATATCTGAGATACAGAAGTTTATGGACTATTTTAGCTACTTTTTTGCAACCTTTGTTGTTTTATTTTTGCCGCTTGTCACCTACACTGTCCTTTCTATTAAAAAGAAGGTGAAAAAGACATGAAGCAAAAAAGAGGAGCAGTTTTAGCAATTTTAATGGTTTTCCTTGCGTTTTTCATGTCAGGTTGCTGGGACAGGGTTGAGATAGAAGACAGAGGCTATATTCTTGCCCTTGGTGTTGACAAGTATGACCCGAGCGATTTGAACAAGTATGAAAGCAGTGAGTATATTGATCTTGACAGAAAAACTCAGAAATTTTCTCCTGAACAGAAAAAGCCTGATATCAAGACAGACCAGAAAGGGATTGACCCACAGACAAAAAGAAAGGTAAAACCACCTCTTCCAAGCAGCAAAAATGAATACAAGTTTGCAGTGACAGTGCTTTTCCCAAACCTCAGAACCATAGGGAAGGATTCAAAGCCGGACGAGCAGATGAGATTTTTGTTTGTAAGACCCACAAACAACGTGGTTGGTGTCAGAAACTACCTTGAAAGAGAGATAAATAAAAGGCTGTATTATGGGTATTTAAAGGTTGTTGTGCTGGGCAGAGATTTAGTAGAAGAGCCAGGTTATGTAAGAGAGGTTTTGGATGCTCTCAACAGAGAAAGTGATATTCCTCAAAACACATTTTTGCTTGTGTCAGAGACAACAGCGAGAGATATTCTAAACACCATGCCTCTTGTTCAACCTGTGACTGGCATCCACCTTTTTGAGATATCAAAAAATGCATCAATTTATGGAAGAGTAATTGATACACCTTTGAGCCAAGTTGTAAATAGTTTTATAGATTCAAACTGCGCAGTTATATCGAGGGTGGAACCTGGAGTTGAAACCTTGAAAGTAGCTGGTGCTGCTGTGTTTAAGAATTTCAGGTTTGTTGGCTGGCTGGATGAAAGGCAACTTCAAATCTATAAGCTTCTCATGGGCAAGGCAAAACACACATTTATTGACGATTTGAAATACAAGTCCACGTATGTTCCATTTATTACTACAGAGATTCAGAGCAAAAAGAAAATAAAAAGCGAAAAAGGAAGATTAAAAATTGTTTACAATCTTAGGATAGAAGGCGAGGTTATTGAGTTTGTGTTCAAAAGCGGGTACAAAGTTTTGGATGACCCTATGAGAAAGTATATTCAAAATGAGCTAAATAAAATTATAAAGAAAAGAGCAGATGATCTTATTTATCTTTTGAAGTACAGGTACAACGCTGATGTTTTGGGAGTTGGGGATTTTATTTCAAAAAAAAGGTCAAAAGATTGGGAGAAGCTCAAGAAAAACTGGGATGATGAGTTCAAGAAAATAGATATAGAGGTTGTACCAGATGTAAAGCTAAGACGAAGCGGGACAATTTACTGAAAAGGTTTTGAGTATTTTTATGTATAAATCTTGTTTTCTGAGTGAATGCTAAAAATAGAAATAACTTTTGTTTGAGAGGAAAAAGAGGGATGGTACAGAAAATTCGATTTTCAAGGGCATACATTTTAGCAGCAGTTTTATCACTTTTGAGTTTTGTTTTGATTTATGAGTTTTTAAATTTCAAGCAGATAGATGCTCTGCAAAAAGAATTGTCTGCCTCAGTTGTAAGGCTTCATGTCATAGCAAATAGTAATTCAAAAGAGGACCAAGAGCTAAAACTTTATGTTAGAAACAAACTTATGGAGTTTCTATCGCAAAACATAGATTATTCAAAAGGAAAGTTGCACGTTTTAAAAGAGATTGCTGACAAAAAATCCCAAATAGAATGTTATCTCAATCAAGCTTTAAAAGAAAAAAGAAAATCCTATGAGGTGAAGGTGGTTATTCAAAGGGATTTGTTTCCAAACAGGGTATACAGCGGGTTTCTTTTTCCCTCAGGTATATATGACTGTGTTAAAATTTTCATAGGCGATGGTAAAGGGAGAAACTGGTGGTGTGTTATATTTCCGCCACTTTGCATAGTGGATGAGGCAAAGCTTGAACTTCCAACTGAGGCAAAGAAAGAGCTCAAAAGTTCACTTTCCAAAAAAGAGTATTTGATTGCAACAAGTTATGGCAGCATAGACAAGATGCCTGTAAAGTTGAGACTCAAGATATATGAGATTTTGAAAACAAAATTTTATAAAGAGGCATGGTTTAAACGTATTTTCAGGAGTATATGAAATTACATTCTTTTTGGGAAAACACAAGTAAGCTCTTTTAGCAGCTCCTGTGGTTAGCCTGCTAAAAGGGCTTTTTATTTTTTTGGCACTTAAAGTATTTAAAAATTATAGTCTTTTTTGATATACTTAATAACGTAATAATCAAAAATCTTAAAGTAATAGGAGGAAGATTTAATGAACCTGAAAGAGAAATTCAGACATGTTTTGAACTTTCCCAAAGAGGGTATAGATTTTATTGATATAACAACAGTTTTGCAGGACAAGGACGCGTTCAAATACGCTATAGACTCTCTGGTAGATTTGGTTAAAGACCTTGACTTTGAACTTATTGTTGGACCTGAATCAAGAGGGTTTATATTTGGTGCGCCTGTTGCGTATGTGCTGAACAAAGGTCTTGTTCTTGTCAGAAAGAAAGGTAAGCTTCCTTACAAGACAGTCTCTGTTGAATACGAGCTTGAATACGGAAAAGATGTGCTTGAGATGCACATTGATGCTATAAAACCTGGTCAGAAGGTTGTGATAATAGACGACCTTTTGGCAACAGGGGGTACAACACTTTCAAACATAAAGCTTGTTGAGAAACTTGGTGGTGAGGTTGTGGGTATTGCATACCTTGTTGAACTCACATACCTCAACGGAAGAGAGAATTTAAAAGGATACGATGTCAGGTCTGTTGTACAGTTTGAATCTTCTTTGATATAAAACAAGTGGACCTGAAAAAGAGGGGGTCCATCGAGGTGAAATAAGGCTTGAGCGACAAATTAAATGAGCTGATAGAAAGAGTAAAAAAATACGCGTCAGAAGAGGATATAAATCTTATCAAAAAAGCATTTGATTTTGCGCAAAAGTATCATGATGGGCAGGCGAGAAACTCTGGCGAGCCATATATAGTGCATCCTCTCGAGGTTGCACTGATTTTGGCAGATTTAGAGCTTGACATTGCATCAATTGTTGCTGGACTATTGCATGATGTTGTGGAGGATACTTCTGCGTCTTTAGAAGATGTAGAGAGGGAGTTTGGAAAAGAGATAGCCGATCTTGTGGATGGTGTCACAAAACTTGGCAAGCTTGAATTTACCAGTAAGCTTGAAAGACAGGCAGAAAACTACCGCAAGATGCTTATTGCAATGGCAAAGGATATAAGGGTCATTTTGATAAAACTTGCAGACAGGCTCCACAATATGCGAACCCTCAAGTACCTTCCTCCTGAAAAACAGAGACAAAAAGCTCAGGAAACAATTGACATATATGCTCCGCTTGCCCACAGACTTGGAATTTCAAAGATAAAGTGGGAGCTTGAAGATTTGTCCCTGCGCTATCTTGACCCTGAAGGCTATTATGATCTTGTTGAAAAGATTGCAAAAAAGAGGGTAGAAAGGGAAGAGTATATAAAGAAAATTATTTCGCTTATCTCAGAAAAACTCAAAGAGGCAAACATTGAGGTTGGCCAGATAGACGGAAGACCAAAGCATTTTTACAGCATCTACCGTAAGATGAAGCAGCAGGGCAAAACATTAGAAGAAATCTATGACCTGTTTGCCATAAGAATAATTGTAAATTCAGTAAAAGACTGTTATGGTGTGCTTGGAATTATCCACACACTGTTCAAGCCTATGCCGGGCAGGTTTAAAGACTATATTGCAATGCCAAAACCGAACATGTACCAGTCGCTTCACACAACTGTGATAGGACCTGAAGGTGAGCCATTTGAGGTGCAGATAAGAACATTTGACATGCACAGGACAGCCGAGTATGGTATTGCTGCGCACTGGAAGTACAAAGAGGGAAGGATAAAATCAACTGATGAGGATGAGAAGTTTGCATGGCTGAGAGAGCTTTTGGAGTGGCAGAAAGAGCTGAAAGACGCAAAA
This window encodes:
- a CDS encoding aspartate kinase; the encoded protein is MGIVVQKYGGTSVADKERIFRAARRAISEYEKGNKVVVVVSAQGDTTDELIEKAKEINENPSKREMDMLLSTGEQISIALMAMAIEKLGYPVISLTGWQAGIKTDSHYSNARIIEIDTERLQRELDKRNIVVVAGFQGINKYDDITTLGRGGSDTTAVALAAALKADKCEIYTDVDGVYTADPRIVPNASKLKEISYDEMLELATLGAKVLHNRSVELAKKYNIPLVVRSSFNDNEGTIVKEVNSVEKLLVSGVACDKDIARVAVIGVENVPGKAFQIFSLLAKENINVDIILQSIGREKTKDISFTVSKSNLKQTLDVLTKNLHVIGAKDITYADNVAKVSIVGAGMVNNPGVAAMMFEALYDAGINIEMISTSEIKISVLIDEKDAEKAVRAIHDKFKLHLLNNGK
- the thrB gene encoding homoserine kinase, translated to MISVKVPASSANLGAGFDCMGVALKLYNIIEVEEIEKGLIITSSPDDPSIAKDENNLVFRAMKTVFDEVGWYPRGLRINLINEIPLTRGLGSSAACISGGIYAANLLCGGKLSEEEMIYLAAKMEGHPDNSTPAMIGGLVFAVLEDKKVNYIKFVVPARLKFAVFIPDFQLSTEYARNILPKYIEFKDAVFNIGRATLFASAITTGNYELLPAATQDRLHQPYRKKLIPDFDKIVNLSLEAGAKGAFLSGAGPSIIALVDENYEIFEQNVKNALASMELAANWDFMILEADNSGATVFSVQSTSLKR
- a CDS encoding homoserine dehydrogenase; translation: MAKVAIMGFGVVGSGVWEVLTKNASSIAKRAGEEISVKYILDIRDFPDHPAKDLIIKDFDIILNDPEVSIVVETIGGLEPAYTYTKKLLLNGKHVVTSNKELVARHGPELLKIAKENNINYFFEASVGGGIPIIRPLQNCLAGNQITEIAGILNGTTNYILTQMKKYSLSFEDALKEAQEKGYAERNPSNDIEGHDACRKIAILSSIAYSHYVNYESIYTEGISKITKEDMEYAEELGCTIKLIAMSKKIDDKKVVARVSPLMISYKSPFANVDDVFNAILVKGDAIGDVMFYGQGAGKLPTASAVVGDIIDIVKHIDKSYVYTWAISGDIEVVDIGNTSCRFFVRVKYKDYSKAKDAVSLIFNDCMIVNTHKPIGSSEFAFVTHEMKESEFKEKISQLEKIPVVEKILSIVRYDENI
- a CDS encoding ACT domain-containing protein; the encoded protein is MLKKDATYYIVEESVLPEVFLKVVKAKELLEKGEVKAVNEAVKMVGISRSAFYKYKDCIFPFFESSRGKIITLALVLKDIPGILSKILNIISETNANILTINQNIPLGGIATVSISIRTSGMTKSVKDLILEIEKVDGVKKIEILGREEY
- a CDS encoding CLC_0170 family protein; protein product: MIKLSDIITKYSILMFLLSGILIFLLDVKELKSKNLQREMRLAKITGILLVCIGVFMYIIKLFI
- a CDS encoding spore germination protein; translated protein: MGFIEIIKRRRERKRSYQQKETKTFVEAQDKIFPSIDENIKYVKELLVDNDDIVIREFFAGNVKCATIFVDGLVNREIIDRDVIKHLMVEIQLFKEEISQKDAYNKILNTLLATSDIKEVTSFKDAILDLLCGETLLFVDGSDRIIRVSTRSFPNRGIQQPVSENAVRGPRDSFNEVVRFSTALIRRRVRDTRLRIKNIKLGRRSQTDIYLVYIDDIVDRDVLNEVKQRLSKIDIDAVIEAGMIEQLIEDDIFCLFPTIQHTERVDTAVAAIYEGRVVILCDNTNTALIVPATLMTLIQHAEDYYERWHIATVIRILRVIAALIAMTLQGFYISISSFTPSMIPPDLGLFIAATREGVPIPVFVEALFLEFMLELLREAGLRLPGPIGQTIGIVGGLIIGQAAVQAGIISPIMVILVATTAIASFAIPAYNFSISMRLLKFIYIIVCAALGLYGFILLSLIILSNLVKLKSFGVPILSPFVSFEIMDYKDTVVRLPTRYLWARPIFASTYQKIRMMYERNTLPSSAGESK
- a CDS encoding GerAB/ArcD/ProY family transporter yields the protein MIINDNDKISSFQCFVLFVSVMIGIGIMFMPASVAKTAEQNGWLAVLLGGILSFAVFLLIFKIIMSNPDITFIELLNDAFGKILGIFFSLIYVLYFIIFSAFETRLIAETAKEFLFNLTPNEVLIITFLLTCAYISRYGIEVIARICEILMPGIVVIIVVLSFFVYQRLDFSNLLPILNIPFLKLIQGIGTTIFSFLGFEAFLFFMPYIRRKDKLIKSAFFGFLVTVLLYEVIIIFATADFGAKEMQTMIWPTLNLFRDVTVLEVVIERPESIIVALWMITTYTTEIIFLMTTGLILARIFNTKEHNFFVFSQLPFIYILSLIPQNISEIQKFMDYFSYFFATFVVLFLPLVTYTVLSIKKKVKKT
- a CDS encoding Ger(x)C family spore germination protein; its protein translation is MKQKRGAVLAILMVFLAFFMSGCWDRVEIEDRGYILALGVDKYDPSDLNKYESSEYIDLDRKTQKFSPEQKKPDIKTDQKGIDPQTKRKVKPPLPSSKNEYKFAVTVLFPNLRTIGKDSKPDEQMRFLFVRPTNNVVGVRNYLEREINKRLYYGYLKVVVLGRDLVEEPGYVREVLDALNRESDIPQNTFLLVSETTARDILNTMPLVQPVTGIHLFEISKNASIYGRVIDTPLSQVVNSFIDSNCAVISRVEPGVETLKVAGAAVFKNFRFVGWLDERQLQIYKLLMGKAKHTFIDDLKYKSTYVPFITTEIQSKKKIKSEKGRLKIVYNLRIEGEVIEFVFKSGYKVLDDPMRKYIQNELNKIIKKRADDLIYLLKYRYNADVLGVGDFISKKRSKDWEKLKKNWDDEFKKIDIEVVPDVKLRRSGTIY
- a CDS encoding stage II sporulation protein R, producing MVQKIRFSRAYILAAVLSLLSFVLIYEFLNFKQIDALQKELSASVVRLHVIANSNSKEDQELKLYVRNKLMEFLSQNIDYSKGKLHVLKEIADKKSQIECYLNQALKEKRKSYEVKVVIQRDLFPNRVYSGFLFPSGIYDCVKIFIGDGKGRNWWCVIFPPLCIVDEAKLELPTEAKKELKSSLSKKEYLIATSYGSIDKMPVKLRLKIYEILKTKFYKEAWFKRIFRSI
- a CDS encoding adenine phosphoribosyltransferase, whose protein sequence is MNLKEKFRHVLNFPKEGIDFIDITTVLQDKDAFKYAIDSLVDLVKDLDFELIVGPESRGFIFGAPVAYVLNKGLVLVRKKGKLPYKTVSVEYELEYGKDVLEMHIDAIKPGQKVVIIDDLLATGGTTLSNIKLVEKLGGEVVGIAYLVELTYLNGRENLKGYDVRSVVQFESSLI
- a CDS encoding RelA/SpoT family protein, yielding MSDKLNELIERVKKYASEEDINLIKKAFDFAQKYHDGQARNSGEPYIVHPLEVALILADLELDIASIVAGLLHDVVEDTSASLEDVEREFGKEIADLVDGVTKLGKLEFTSKLERQAENYRKMLIAMAKDIRVILIKLADRLHNMRTLKYLPPEKQRQKAQETIDIYAPLAHRLGISKIKWELEDLSLRYLDPEGYYDLVEKIAKKRVEREEYIKKIISLISEKLKEANIEVGQIDGRPKHFYSIYRKMKQQGKTLEEIYDLFAIRIIVNSVKDCYGVLGIIHTLFKPMPGRFKDYIAMPKPNMYQSLHTTVIGPEGEPFEVQIRTFDMHRTAEYGIAAHWKYKEGRIKSTDEDEKFAWLRELLEWQKELKDAKEFMESLKINLFSDEVFVFTPKGDVISLPQGSTPIDFAYAIHSEIGNKMAGAKVNGKLVPIDYELKNGDIVEIITSPNVHGPSQDWLKIVKSPQAKSKINAWFKKERKEENIQKGKDILEKELKKLNLPLQFALKEDVLQTVSQRYGYRTPEDMFAALGYGGITPTKVALRIKEEIKKYIKEDEQKELQIEKPKPAKASSNNGILVKGVENVLVRFAKCCNPVPGDEVIGYITRGRGVSIHRRDCPNVEQYLKEPERIVEAEWNVTKDAKFDATINVLANDRTGILMDITNLLGENKISVKAIQGRTTRDRIANINLTVEISSTEQLEKIIRKLRKIDSVFDVQRVKGG